The genomic interval TTACATAAAACGTATGGTAAAAATGATGTTATTTATTCAGGACCTACTTTAAAATCGTACAAAACAGAAGGGCAAAAATTAGTGCTAAATTTTGAGACCTTAGGATCTAAACTACATTCTGTTGGTGCTGCAATGGGTAAAATTTCGGCATTTTATATTTCTGGGGAAAACAAAACGTTTCACAAGGCAAATGTAAAACAAGAAGGAAACAAAATGATATTGAGCTCACCCAAAGTATCAAAACCTGTTGCGGTAAGATATAACTGGTCTAACAATGCCAATGGAACTCTTTATAATAAAGAAGGGTTACCGGCACTTCCTTTTAGAACAGATAATTGGGATGAAGTGTTGTATGCAGAGTAATTTTTTAATAGACTAACTATGAAACATAAAAAATCATATAGATACCGTAAAATTGGAGTTATAGGATGCATGATTTTATGTATTGCATCCTGTTCTCCTAAAAAGAAAACTGAAGCTGTAAAAAAGACGCTTTTAAAAGGTTCAATAAACAAACTAAATAAAAATATGACAACGTATGCAGATGATGTTTCTTTCATGGAAAGTTATATCGATTTAATTCAACTTTCTAATGCTTCAGGAGATTCTAAAGTAGCTATTTCTGCAGCTTTACAAGGTAGGGTAATGACGAGTAGTGCTTTTGGAGAAAGCGGAAGAAGTTATGGTTGGATTAATAAAAAATTATTTGAGTCAGAAGAAATTCAAGAACATATAAATGTATACGGAGGAGAAGAACGTTTTTGGTTAGGACCAGAAGGCGGACAGTATTCAATCTTTTTTAATAAAGGAGATGAGTTTATTTTAGATGATTGGTTTACTCCAAGATTGATTGATTTAGAACCTTTTGATGTGAAGAACAAAACTTCAAATAAGGTAATTCTCACCAAAGAAGCATCGTTAAAAAACTATGGTGGTTTTCAGTTTGATTTAGGAATTGAGCGTGAAATTTCAATATTATCAAAAGAAAATTTACAAAAAGAGTTGGGTTTAGATTTGCTTGACGAAAGCATTAAAACGGTAGCTTATCAAACTAAAAACACGCTTACTAATTTAGGTGATTCTGATTGGAAAAAAGAAACAGGATTACTTTCTATTTGGATGTTGGGTATGTACAATCACTCTCCTAATACCACGATTATGATCCCTTATATTTCTGGAGAAGAATCAGAATTAGGTATTCCAGTAAACGATACCTATTTTGGTAAAGTACCAGTAGATCGTTTGGTAGTAAAAGAAGGTATTATTTATTTTAGTGGAGATGGTCAGTACAGAAGTAAAATAGGATTATCTCCAATGAGAGCTAAGGATGTTGCAGGTTCTTACGATTCTGAAAATGGTGTTTTAACCATTCTAAAATACAACAAACCAAAAGACGAAACGGACTATGTAAACTCTATGTGGGAGATTCAAAAAGAACCTTTTTCGGGCGATGTAATTAATGCTTATAATGATGGAGAACCAAGTCCAGGTGAAAAACCATTAGGTCCTTTTTATGAATTAGAAACATCTTCACCAGCAATGGCTTTAAAGTCTGGAGAAAGTGGAATACATATACAATTAACGTGTCATTTAGAAGGAGGTATTGATGCTTTAAACCCAATTATAAAGAAGGTGTTTGGAGTAACAGCCGAAGACATTAAAAAGGCTTTTTAATAATAAATAATGACACATTCAAATTTAAAAAAAAAATTAAGTGTATTTGTTTTTATAGTAATAAACCTTCTTCTTTTAACAAGTTGTAAAACTAAAAGTGAAGAGAAACCACAGACAAAAGAAAGTATTGAAAAAGTTTCTAGTTCTCAAAACATTAAATTTACGTATCAAGAAATTACCGGTATTGGTAAAGATTCTTTGTACAATAGAAGAGATAATAGTGATGTTGTAAAAGTTGGCGATACCTATTATGTTTGGTATTCTAAAATGGTGAGTCCAACAATTTCGGGATATTGGGCAACTATTTGGTACGCTACTTCTAAAGATAAAGGATATACTTGGCAAGAGCAAGGTATGGCACTAGATATTGGTGAAGAAGTAGGGTTTGATGATCATTCCGTTTTTACGCCTAATATTTTAGAATATCATGGAAAATATTATATGTATTATACAGGTGTAAAGCCAACATCAGGTAATAAAAAAGGAGAGTTTGAAAATAATTCCAAAAATGATATTACTGCAATAGGATTAGCAGTTTCGAATACTCCAGATGGACCATTTGTTCGTGTTAAAAATAACCCTGTTTTAACCATTAGTGATGTTGCAGAAGATTTTGATAGTTACAGAATAGATGATGCTAGTTTATTAGTAAAAGAAGATAAAATATGGATGTATTACAAAGGTAGATCTCTTGTTTACGGAAATAAAGGAGCACATTTTACACGAATGAGCGTTGCTATTGCTGATTCTCCAGAAGGACCTTATGCAAAACAAACCAAACCTCTTTTAGACAAAAGTCATGAGGTTTTAGTCTGGAAAACGAAAGAAGGAATTTCTTCTTTATCTTCTATAAATCATAGTATAAGTACTGCTTCAGATGGGCTTAATTTTAAACCTCATTATCAAAATTTAAAGAAAGTACCAAAAGCGCCAGGGTTGTTTAGACCAAGTTTATCAGATACTAATAGTTTTGATGAATTGCCTAATTGGGGAATTGCAATGATTCAAAAAAAAGGAGTTGCTTATTTGTTGAGGTTTGAAATAACAGCCGAATAAATTATCAGTATAGAAAACTGAACAAAACACAAATTATTATGATAAAACACATTAAGAACACACTACTCTTATCAGCATTAGGCTTGCTTTTAGGATGCAATTCTAAACCAGAAGTGGCTAAAGAAACATCAAACACGATTCCTAGAAAACCAAATGTCTTATTTATTTTGGTAGATGATTTGGGTTATGCAGATGTAAGCGTAATGGGAAGTAGATATTACGAAACGCCAAACATCGACAAAATAGCAAAAGCAGGGACTGTTTTTACAAACGGATATGCAGCTTGTACCGTTTGTAGTCCATCTAGAGCAAGTTTAATGACAGGGCAATTACCGGCAAGACATGGAATTACGCAGTTTGAAGGAAATAATTTAAGTGGTGAAGCTTGGAAAACGCGTAAACGTTACACAAAATTATTACCACCAGAATTTAAACATCATTTAGACTCTAGTTCGGTAACCATTGCAGAAGCTTTTAAAGAGCAAGGTTATACTACCTTCTTTGCCGGAAAATGGCACTTAGGGAGTAAAGAAGAAAAATCGTTACCGACAGATCATGGATTTGATGTGAATATTGGAGGAAACGAAGCAGGAGGTCCAAGTGGAGGTTATTTTTCTCCTTATAAGAATGCTAATTTACCAAATTTACCAGAAGAAAAAGGACTGAATTTATCAATGAAATTAGCAAGTGAAACAAGTAAATTTATCACTAAAAATAAGGATAGTCACTTTTTTGCATACCTTTCTTTTTATGCGGTTCATGGACCATTACAAACAACCAAAGAAAAGTGGTCAAAGTACAGAAACAAAGCCGAAAAAATAGGAATTCATGAAACAGGTTTCGAAATGGAACGTGTTTTACCAGCTAGAAAATACCAAGACAATCCTGTGTATGCAGGTTTAGTTGAGCAAGTTGATGAGGCTATTGGTACAGTAATAAAAACTTTAAAAGAGTTGAATTTAGATAAAAATACTATTGTTGTTTTTACTTCGGATAACGGAGGAGTTACCTCTGGAGATGCTTTTTCTACCAATCAATTGAATTTAAGAGGAGGTAAAGGATACCAATGGGAAGGAGGAATTAGAATTCCATATTTTATTGATGTTCCTTGGGTAAAACAAAGTGGAGTAAATATCAATGTTCCGGTGTCAGGGGTAGATTTATTTCCAACATTATTAGATTTATCTGGTTTGCCATTAAAACCAGAAGCACATAAAGATGGAGTGAGTTTAAAACCACTTTTATTAGGAGAAAATATTGATGAAAGACCTCTTTATTGGCATTATCCACATTACGGAAATCAAGGTGGAGAACCAAGTTCTATCATTAAAAAAGGAAAGTGGAAACTGATATATTATTGGGAAGACAACCATGCAGAATTGTACAATTTAGATGCCGATTTAGGCGAGCGTACAGATGTTGCAGAAAGCAATCCAGAAATTGCAACACAGATGAAAACGCAGTTGTTAGATTGGTTAGAATCTATGGGAACACATTATGCAACCAAAGATGCTTTATGGGACAAAGCTTCTCGTAAAATCTGGTTAGGTAATCAGAAAACAAAAAGATTACCTAGTTTAGAAAAGCAACGTAAACAAATGCTTTCACCAGATTGGAAACCTAATAAAGATTGGTGGGGAAGTGAAGTTGAAACTAAATAATTTATAAAATGAAATCAAAATATATAGCAGTAACTTTTTTATTATTTATCTGTTCAATTTTTACTATTGGAGCACAAGATATAAAGCCAGATAAAAAATTATTGTACAAAGTAATTGATGGAGATAGTTTGTATTTGCATGTGTTTCAACCCAAAGAAATTAAAACCCCAACAGCTGTAATTGTCTTCTTTTTTGGAGGTGGTTGGGTTGGTGGAAATCCGAAGCAATTTTATCAGCAAAGTGACTATTTTGCTTCTAGAGGAATATTGGCAATTTCTGCGGAATACAGAGTGAAAAATGCACACGGAACTACTCCTTTTGAGTGTGTAGAAGATGGTAAATCTGCCATTCGTTGGGTAAGAGAACATGCCAAAGAGTTAAATATTAATCCAGATAAAATTGTGGCAAGTGGAGGTTCTGCAGGAGGTCATGTAGCAGTTTCTACAGCGGTGATTGATGGTTTTGAAAATGCAAATGAGAATTTATTAGCGAGCTCAGTACCTAATGCAGTTATTGTTTATAACCCTGTTTTAGACACCACAGAAAAAGGCTATGGAGCAAAAAAAATGGTCGGTAGAGAAACTGAAATTTCACCTGTAGATCAATTGAAAAAAAAGCTGCCTCCTATGTTATTGTTTCATGGAACAAAAGATAGAACGGTACCTTTTGAAAATGCTTTTCGTTTTAATGAAAAAATGAATGAATTAGGAAATGACAGTAAATTGGTTGCTATAGAAAATGTAGATCATGGTTTTTTTAATGGTGATTTTTTTAGAAATGGTTTCGGAAATAAATACTACAATTTAACAATGTATGACACCGATGTTTTCTTAAAAGAGTTAGGTTATTTAAAAGGGAAACCAACAATTTCTAGAGAGTTAAAACAAGTTTCTTGTATTGGAGATAGCAATACTAAAGCACAATATCCAAAATTTTTACAAGAGTATTTAGAAGCTAGTTATGAAGTTAAAAATTTTGGAAAAGGTGGTGCAACTTTAATCGACGGAACTTTTTTTCCGTATGATAAAACAGATGAATACAAGAAATCGCTGAAATTTACACCAGATATTGTGTTGCTTATGTTTGGTACAAACGATGCAAATCCTAAATGGTGTTTAGATTCTGCAAGAAAAACAGATTTTAAGGGTACTCCGCAAGAAGAATTTAAAAGTGAGTATGTTAAATTGATAAATGCTTATAAGAAGAAAAATAGCAAAGCAGAGATTTTTGTGTTAACGCCTTTACCTGTTTGGGCAAAGAAAAATCTAGAAAAGGAAAATATTGTTGAGCGTAAAGAACAGTTAAATAAATGGGTAATTCCGTTGGTAAAAGAAATTGCAGCAGAAGAAAATGTAAAACTAATAGATGTACATCAGCTAATGAAAAACAGTTTTAAATATTCTAGAGATGGTGTGCATCTTACAAAAGATGGATATAAGGTTTTAGCTAAAAAAATCTCAAAAGAAATAAAATAGTTTTAAAATGAAGAATTTATATATCGTAGTACTTTGCGGAATTTTATGGTCTTGTAACACGAATAATCCCGAAAAAAAGGAAAGTAAACCAAATGTAATTGTCATTTTAATTGATGATGCTGGTTATGCAGATTTCGGTTTTATGGGATGTAAAGATTTAGAAACACCAAACATCGATAAACTCGCAAAAAGTGGTGTTGTTTTTGCGGATGCGCATGTAAGTGCTACCGTTTGTGCACCAAGTAGGGCAGGTTTAATCACCGGAAAATACCAACAACGTTTTGGTTTTGAAGCCAATGATACAGGCGATAAAGCTTCTGGAGATCTTGGACTTTCTGACGATGTGGTAACCATTGCAGATGTGTTTAAAGAAAACGGATACAAAACCATGGCATTGGGAAAATGGCATTTAGGTAAAGAAGAATCAGACCTTCCTAACAATCGTGGTTTTGATGAGTTTTATGGTTTTGAAGTAGGAAGTAGATCTTATTTTCAAATAGAAAATCCCAAAAAA from Polaribacter sejongensis carries:
- a CDS encoding DUF6786 family protein produces the protein MKHKKSYRYRKIGVIGCMILCIASCSPKKKTEAVKKTLLKGSINKLNKNMTTYADDVSFMESYIDLIQLSNASGDSKVAISAALQGRVMTSSAFGESGRSYGWINKKLFESEEIQEHINVYGGEERFWLGPEGGQYSIFFNKGDEFILDDWFTPRLIDLEPFDVKNKTSNKVILTKEASLKNYGGFQFDLGIEREISILSKENLQKELGLDLLDESIKTVAYQTKNTLTNLGDSDWKKETGLLSIWMLGMYNHSPNTTIMIPYISGEESELGIPVNDTYFGKVPVDRLVVKEGIIYFSGDGQYRSKIGLSPMRAKDVAGSYDSENGVLTILKYNKPKDETDYVNSMWEIQKEPFSGDVINAYNDGEPSPGEKPLGPFYELETSSPAMALKSGESGIHIQLTCHLEGGIDALNPIIKKVFGVTAEDIKKAF
- a CDS encoding family 43 glycosylhydrolase, translating into MTHSNLKKKLSVFVFIVINLLLLTSCKTKSEEKPQTKESIEKVSSSQNIKFTYQEITGIGKDSLYNRRDNSDVVKVGDTYYVWYSKMVSPTISGYWATIWYATSKDKGYTWQEQGMALDIGEEVGFDDHSVFTPNILEYHGKYYMYYTGVKPTSGNKKGEFENNSKNDITAIGLAVSNTPDGPFVRVKNNPVLTISDVAEDFDSYRIDDASLLVKEDKIWMYYKGRSLVYGNKGAHFTRMSVAIADSPEGPYAKQTKPLLDKSHEVLVWKTKEGISSLSSINHSISTASDGLNFKPHYQNLKKVPKAPGLFRPSLSDTNSFDELPNWGIAMIQKKGVAYLLRFEITAE
- a CDS encoding sulfatase, whose translation is MIKHIKNTLLLSALGLLLGCNSKPEVAKETSNTIPRKPNVLFILVDDLGYADVSVMGSRYYETPNIDKIAKAGTVFTNGYAACTVCSPSRASLMTGQLPARHGITQFEGNNLSGEAWKTRKRYTKLLPPEFKHHLDSSSVTIAEAFKEQGYTTFFAGKWHLGSKEEKSLPTDHGFDVNIGGNEAGGPSGGYFSPYKNANLPNLPEEKGLNLSMKLASETSKFITKNKDSHFFAYLSFYAVHGPLQTTKEKWSKYRNKAEKIGIHETGFEMERVLPARKYQDNPVYAGLVEQVDEAIGTVIKTLKELNLDKNTIVVFTSDNGGVTSGDAFSTNQLNLRGGKGYQWEGGIRIPYFIDVPWVKQSGVNINVPVSGVDLFPTLLDLSGLPLKPEAHKDGVSLKPLLLGENIDERPLYWHYPHYGNQGGEPSSIIKKGKWKLIYYWEDNHAELYNLDADLGERTDVAESNPEIATQMKTQLLDWLESMGTHYATKDALWDKASRKIWLGNQKTKRLPSLEKQRKQMLSPDWKPNKDWWGSEVETK
- a CDS encoding GDSL-type esterase/lipase family protein; translation: MKSKYIAVTFLLFICSIFTIGAQDIKPDKKLLYKVIDGDSLYLHVFQPKEIKTPTAVIVFFFGGGWVGGNPKQFYQQSDYFASRGILAISAEYRVKNAHGTTPFECVEDGKSAIRWVREHAKELNINPDKIVASGGSAGGHVAVSTAVIDGFENANENLLASSVPNAVIVYNPVLDTTEKGYGAKKMVGRETEISPVDQLKKKLPPMLLFHGTKDRTVPFENAFRFNEKMNELGNDSKLVAIENVDHGFFNGDFFRNGFGNKYYNLTMYDTDVFLKELGYLKGKPTISRELKQVSCIGDSNTKAQYPKFLQEYLEASYEVKNFGKGGATLIDGTFFPYDKTDEYKKSLKFTPDIVLLMFGTNDANPKWCLDSARKTDFKGTPQEEFKSEYVKLINAYKKKNSKAEIFVLTPLPVWAKKNLEKENIVERKEQLNKWVIPLVKEIAAEENVKLIDVHQLMKNSFKYSRDGVHLTKDGYKVLAKKISKEIK